In a single window of the Dreissena polymorpha isolate Duluth1 chromosome 3, UMN_Dpol_1.0, whole genome shotgun sequence genome:
- the LOC127871159 gene encoding uncharacterized protein C2orf42-like, with amino-acid sequence MATSQEKLKSLFEDLGKATLRGVRKCPKCGTYNGTRGISCKNKQCDVVFKEKEKKKGGTIDAVKIVTGSTVQVFSVRLRDRGPDYRGFVQLPLVQDLDGNPAPLVDPAILASAARCYVESCTRSSQISSIDACPHIKAAIECTTEAQPLTLKNSVLNSLQADNEIKQAIWLLATETTGPLVQRVTKNVMVVKCKANPKQPLGFLHFVVFDALKGRMQQQNLSCRFQCGCKPAKVLKSGDELSKRCVHYYACVCAFASDDKLQEEFCSFTSQNISMPTEEDPNTFTVSLVDELAEMPGSPKPDEQLVTVYEADIHTQGPETWEVFVTEELPETPAKKKRKDEIVQASSALLTLQEGKIPKPMAISCKPVQKTQATPVKKPVHPNQPIEETEVVTTFHSWLASVTERVNQTMHYQFDGNPDPLVFHAPQVFFDCLQQRISHGCKKKRLPNFTTAFVRKDALPLGTFTKYTWHIINIIHVKQIFDTPEMPLEITRNFVENRDSTYDIYEVPKVEDMGDKLPIRPSELKTFLKVGNTSADQREPTPFIIEWIPDILPKSHIGELRIKFEYGHQRNGHIEHRSGNGTQLHGELSNNVTSFNRAPLQAPRVSLTAIAPNVAMASVT; translated from the exons ATGGCAACATCTCAAGAAAAACTGAAGTCCCTGTTTGAAGACTTAGGGAAGGCCACATTGAGGGGTGTAAGGAAATGCCCAAAATGTGGAACATATAACGGAACAAGGGGAATAAGTTGCAAGAACAAGCAGTGTGATGTCGTGTTCAAAGAAAAGGAAAAGAAGAAAGGGGGCACCATAGATGCTGTGAAGATCGTGACAGGCTCCACTGTGCAGGTGTTTTCAGTTCGATTACGTGACAGAGGCCCTGATTACAGAGGTTTTGTACAGTTACCACTAGTGCAGGACTTAGATGGCAATCCAGCGCCATTAGTTGATCCAGCAATTCTTGCCTCAGCTGCTAGGTGCTATGTAGAAAGTTGCACCCGATCTTCCCAGATTAGTTCAATTGACGCCTGTCCTCACATCAAAGCTGCCATCGAGTGCACCACTGAGGCCCAACCACTGACTCTGAAAAACTCTGTTCTGAACTCGCTGCAGGCTGATAATGAGATTAAGCAAGCAATATGGCTGCTTGCTACTGAGACCACTGGGCCGCTGGTGCAGCGCGTTACCAAGAATGTCATGGTGGTCAAGTGTAAAGCAAATCCAAAACAGCCTCTAGGCTTtttgcattttgttgtttttgatgcgTTGAAAGGAAGAATGCAACAACAAAATCTTTCCTGCAGATTCCAGTGTGGTTGTAAACCTGCAAAG gttttaaaatctggAGATGAGCTGTCCAAGCGGTGTGTTCATTACTATGCATGTGTCTGTGCATTTGCAAGCGATGACAAGCTCCAGGAGGAGTTCTGCAGTTTTACCAGCCAAAATATAAGCATGCCTACAGAGGAAGATCCAAACACTT TCACAGTGAGCCTGGTGGATGAGCTGGCAGAGATGCCAGGTTCTCCGAAGCCTGATGAGCAGCTTGTGACAGTGTATGAGGCTGACATCCATACCCAGGGCCCAGAGACCTGGGAGGTGTTTGTAACAGAGGAGCTACCGGAGACACCCGCCAAGAAGAAACGCAAGGATGAAATAG TTCAAGCAAGCAGCGCTCTTCTAACACTTCAAGAAGGAAAGATTCCTAAACCAATGGCAATAAGCTGCAAGCCAGTGCAGAAAACACAGGCCACTCCTGTGAAAAAACCAG TACACCCCAACCAGCCGATTGAGGAGACAGAAGTGGTGACCACATTCCATTCCTGGCTGGCCAGTGTTACAGAACGAGTCAATCAAACCATGCACTATCAGTTTGATG GTAATCCCGACCCGCTGGTGTTTCATGCACCACAGGTGTTCTTTGACTGTCTCCAGCAGAGAATATCCCACGGCTGCAAGAAAAAGCGTCTTCCAAACTTCACGACAGCATTTGTCCGTAAGGATGCTCTACCACTGGGCACCTTCACCAAATACACGTGGCATATCATCAACATTATCCATGTAAAGCAGATCTTCGACACTCCTGAG ATGCCACTCGAGATCACTCGTAACTTTGTGGAGAACAGGGACTCCACGTATGACATCTATGAGGTGCCCAAAGTGGAGGACATGGGAGATAAGCTGCCCATACGACCCTCAGAACTGAAGACCTTCCTCAAAGTTG GCAACACCTCTGCAGACCAGCGTGAACCAACACCATTCATCATAGAGTGGATTCCAGACATTTTACCAAAGTCCCATATTGGCGAACTAAGAATTAAGTTTGAGTACGGACATCAGCGAAACGGTCACATTGAACATCGCTCGGGTAACGGAACCCAACTGCATGGAGAACTGTCCAATAATGTGACAAGTTTCAACCGAGCACCATTGCAGGCACCTAGAGTCAGCCTCACTGCAATCGCCCCAAACGTTGCCATGGCCTCTGTTACTTGA